The Tenebrio molitor chromosome 7, icTenMoli1.1, whole genome shotgun sequence region AAAATTTACTGACAAAAATAGACCCTTATGTCATCCCAGTgcgtatttttaaatgtttccaCCCACGGTTACTCGTCCTGAATAATTTATAGCTTCACACTCGGAAGCTCCTGTCGATAAATGGATTTTATCCATCTCGGTTTCTACCTCTCAGCaaccaaattaaaaattgcatttttgcaTTAAACGTAGCTTAGAAAACGAGCCAGGTGTTGCAAAAACGGTCCAAGAACTGTCAAATCAACAGGgtggaatttttttcacatcttatataaattattttttgcaatcgAAATACATAATCTTagacttaaatttaaaactgtcaaattgttGATAAATGAGAAGAACGTAGTAAATCATTTCCTTGGCTTTAGAATTCCGCACTATCAACAGTTTTTAAGCAAGCCTCATTATGCCAGCACTCATGGAAAATAGTAGAAAGAAAGCAGTCAAGCTCGCAGAATTGCTCGTATATACTTCACCTGGCTGACGGAGCTGCTGGCTCGTCTGGATCCACTCTCCGAGAATCCCGAATTGCCGCTGTACGCCACATTGACTGCGCCCCTCGACGAAGACCTGTAAGGGGATGTGCTGCGACCTCCGCTCCTGACTCCTGCAAATAAAACCGACACTGATAGCGATTTTAATGGGTGCGGATTTGGGTGTCGGATGCATTACCATTTCTATTGGAACGTTTCTCAGGACGATCTGCATTATTCATTGTTTGTTGGTTCACATAAAAACAAGAATTCGGGATCAATGATACTCGAAATGTCACGCGAAGTAAtagcattatttttttttacctctTAATTATAGAGCgacattttgtttaattcgcCGTTTAAAAATACCTTCAAgggaattaattttgttaggTTTACTGTCTAGGGACAAATTGCTGTCTTACTGCCACGAACGACACAATTGATGATCACGCAGCACCAACGAGGATAACTAAAGGTCAAGAGTGAATGAAGAATACAGGGAAaagtaaatattatttcttttttgtggTGAATTTTGTGACTGCTTGCAATAAtgcttaataaatttaataaattcaattcgaCAGAAGCAGGGTGAACGCCTGTTATATTTATATtacacaaattattttttattataataattatttgaaCTAAACAAGGCAAAAAGTTTTACACGCAATGCAAAACTAAAGCTATCACAACATTAATCAGTCTGGGTGGTTGAATACAAAGATACAATAGGTGAACACCACACGCACGTTTACGTGGATATGTATAGTAAAATGCTTATAACCTTTTTATgtgatttgtaattttgtatcCGTACATTTCTTTTCAAAACGATCTTTACTGTAATCCTTAACTACAATAAAACGTCGACATCCTCCAACCATGGCGCCATTTTTCATTTGGTGAAACTTTATAAGCCCCATGCCTTTCATTTCCTTCGGAAAATTTACGATGGCGTAGTAGAAAAATGTGCTTTCACGTCACCTAAGTAAGTGTCTACCACCTCTAAGTTCACCGTTTTCATAATCTATACTTTTATCAATTTTGTTCTATCCTCGGGGATCCATAAATTTTATACGGTAAGGGTGGAAATGGCGCATCTTTACCGATATAAGCGTGCTTATTCCTGGGAGATTCCTAAAGGGCTAAAAGTCTTGTTTTTACGAGATCCTAACCATATCGTTCTTGTCTTTTATGTTAATAAAACGGGAAgcctttatttattacagGAGTCGCGATTTGCTCTAATATTTTACGGCACGATCGGCTGTTACTTTACAGTTTAAAAAGCTCGTCATTCTGCGTGTAATAATGGCGACGGAACGTCTAACGTGACATAAAGTGAGCTTTGTATTCTGAAAGTAAGTGCTCGTAAAAAGTTTGATCTAAATGATGTCCATGCAAGGTTATAGTTTCGTTTAATTcggttttttattattacaccaTGAATTTTTATGGGCTCCATTAGGCCACTTTATTTCCGGCAAATAACGGTTTTAGTATGCAACCAGTAATACAGACGGGTTTCATTTTAATCAGTTATCAAGTTTTATGCGTAATCGAAGACTTATCTAGAAAGAAATCATTATTTACTCCCGTTAACAGACATTATCTATTTAATTAGTTATTGATCTAAACTGTTTTACAACGTGTTTGCACTTTCTTTTATGTTCCaagttattaatttaaagCGACAACCTGAAGTTGTATACTTGTATAGCATGTTCGATAACATCGTCCCCTTACTATGCAATTTTCCCTTCAGTGTTGTGTTTGTCATTCATTAAGCCGGCAATGTAGAGCCAATAAAACTATTGTCTTCGCGCCCCCCTTTACATCAAAGCGTCGCCACTTGACAGAAAACACGAGACAAATCCCTTCACCTCTTTAACAATTCCTTGTGTCAGTGACAACTCACCGGAAGGATTATCTGCACTTGAGCGTCGTTCATTAGCAGGCGGCTCCTGAAAAGTCAACGTTAGACTTCCTCTGGGACTGCGTCCGCACTCGTCTGCATTCAGAGTGCTCCTGGCTATGCTTCCTCTAGGACTTCTATTCTCGCCGCTATTTTCCGGTCCGATGCTACCTCTGGGACTCCGATCGCCCATGTAGTCCCCCGCTATGCTCCCTCTCGGACTCGTCCTCACACAAAAACTTTCCGGAGCTATGCTTCCTCTAGGACTGCGATTACTGTCCGGTACTATACTGTGCCTCGGACTCCTGTTTAGCAATGTATCTTCGTCTTTAGCCCAAATTGTGGATTCAGACGGCGTCAGACTAGCCCTAGGAGTCCTCCCAGTCTCCGGAATGAGACTGTTTCTCGGACTTCTGTTGTACTCCGGTGCCAAATTGGCTCTGGAACCGTAGGCATTATTGTCAGGTACCAAACTATGTCTAGGACTGCGACTCGTGTCCGGTACTAAACTGTTCCTACCGCTCTTACTAACTTCAGGGACTAGACTGTTTCTAGGACTCCGATTGAAACTATCCGGCACTAAACTATTTCGTGGACTTAACGCCGAATCCGGCACTAAACTATTACGAGGACTTCGCGAGTAAGTGTCATTTGGCACTAAACTATGTCTGGGACTTCTGAAACCCGCTGCGTCAGGTACCAGACTGTTTCTGGGACTCAGTAGTTCCGGTGCTAGGCTGTGTCTTGGACTCCGGAGGCTGTCTTGTTCGAGCGGTTGGGCCTCCAGGGATATATCAGGAATGATGCTGTGTCTGGGACTGCGATTCTTTTCAGGAGCTAGCGTATTTCTGGAGGCCCTTTCGCTGTCCACGGGGGACACGGCAATGCTAGCCCTGCGGCCGGGACTCGTCCCCGCCGAGCGAGAAGGCCGGGTTTGTGGGGACGATGCCGCGCTGCGGGACGCCCGGCGGCGGCGTGAAGAAGTGCTTCGATGCAGCATCTtctgaaaaagaaattaaactcaaaaattGATTCATAGTTTCAAAAGGTGCTTCTGCTAgcatttctaatttttttggtcTCTTAAAACGACGATTCTAAAAGTCTTTatctaataataaatctacGTCTAcacaaaacaatttgagagAAACTACTATACAGCTTTATTTGTAcctatgtattattatttatacactCAGGAAGTAATTTAAACGTGTGTTTTGTTGAGACTTTAACTTTATTCCTAAACAAACTGGAAAGCATTTTCTAGAACTCTTGGGACTAACAGAAATTAAATTGACCATAGTCCaccatatttttctttttcttatgTGTATAAACATGTTTATAACATAAATTGTGGTAACTGTTTATCAcccagtttttgtttttgtctcatttacaagaattttcaaaaaaaaaagtcatacatttttcataaagttTGTGCAATGGTGCGAGctattaatattttctaaTAACTTTTCTATAGATTTTTACCGCGTCTTCTTTCGCATTTCTTAATTATTAATGTAAGTATTTAAATTCAACTCCTTCGTCTTTAATGTTTTgaccaataaaattaattaaaaccaggTTGAGTATTATGTAGT contains the following coding sequences:
- the LOC138135045 gene encoding protein stum-like isoform X1 translates to MLHRSTSSRRRRASRSAASSPQTRPSRSAGTSPGRRASIAVSPVDSERASRNTLAPEKNRSPRHSIIPDISLEAQPLEQDSLRSPRHSLAPELLSPRNSLVPDAAGFRSPRHSLVPNDTYSRSPRNSLVPDSALSPRNSLVPDSFNRSPRNSLVPEVSKSGRNSLVPDTSRSPRHSLVPDNNAYGSRANLAPEYNRSPRNSLIPETGRTPRASLTPSESTIWAKDEDTLLNRSPRHSIVPDSNRSPRGSIAPESFCVRTSPRGSIAGDYMGDRSPRGSIGPENSGENRSPRGSIARSTLNADECGRSPRGSLTLTFQEPPANERRSSADNPSDRPEKRSNRNGVRSGGRSTSPYRSSSRGAVNVAYSGNSGFSESGSRRASSSVSQVGLPQVSGDEQRRLCSDQKYGGVEQGIGIGISLTTYGSVAYQLKDANLEASGTCDFVCKALSIVNKTVVVTVVLVCLSTLPLLMLIMGIQFLKDCPREPNIPIYMVVGGSVGCVKMGLTLYNQLHTRRMDASTAANSTSIGSRVASIALTVILITWFGLGNYWILRIKWPDYAPTLFEPNHWCHRTLYVFALVHLCIVYSVIGCVVVLMVVLAGCQMFGCPWLGPARYK
- the LOC138135045 gene encoding protein stum-like isoform X2; this translates as MLHRSTSSRRRRASRSAASSPQTRPSRSAGTSPGRRASIAVSPVDSERASRNTLAPEKNRSPRHSIIPDISLEAQPLEQDSLRSPRHSLAPELLSPRNSLVPDAAGFRSPRHSLVPNDTYSRSPRNSLVPDSALSPRNSLVPDSFNRSPRNSLVPEVSKSGRNSLVPDTSRSPRHSLVPDNNAYGSRANLAPEYNRSPRNSLIPETGRTPRASLTPSESTIWAKDEDTLLNRSPRHSIVPDSNRSPRGSIAPESFCVRTSPRGSIAGDYMGDRSPRGSIGPENSGENRSPRGSIARSTLNADECGRSPRGSLTLTFQEPPANERRSSADNPSDRPEKRSNRNGVRSGGRSTSPYRSSSRGAVNVAYSGNSGFSESGSRRASSSVSQVSGDEQRRLCSDQKYGGVEQGIGIGISLTTYGSVAYQLKDANLEASGTCDFVCKALSIVNKTVVVTVVLVCLSTLPLLMLIMGIQFLKDCPREPNIPIYMVVGGSVGCVKMGLTLYNQLHTRRMDASTAANSTSIGSRVASIALTVILITWFGLGNYWILRIKWPDYAPTLFEPNHWCHRTLYVFALVHLCIVYSVIGCVVVLMVVLAGCQMFGCPWLGPARYK
- the LOC138135045 gene encoding platelet binding protein GspB-like isoform X3, with product MLHRSTSSRRRRASRSAASSPQTRPSRSAGTSPGRRASIAVSPVDSERASRNTLAPEKNRSPRHSIIPDISLEAQPLEQDSLRSPRHSLAPELLSPRNSLVPDAAGFRSPRHSLVPNDTYSRSPRNSLVPDSALSPRNSLVPDSFNRSPRNSLVPEVSKSGRNSLVPDTSRSPRHSLVPDNNAYGSRANLAPEYNRSPRNSLIPETGRTPRASLTPSESTIWAKDEDTLLNRSPRHSIVPDSNRSPRGSIAPESFCVRTSPRGSIAGDYMGDRSPRGSIGPENSGENRSPRGSIARSTLNADECGRSPRGSLTLTFQEPPANERRSSADNPSGVRSGGRSTSPYRSSSRGAVNVAYSGNSGFSESGSRRASSSVSQVGLPQVSGDEQRRLCSDQKYGGVEQGIGIGISLTTYGSVAYQLKDANLEASGTCDFVCKALSIVNKTVVVTVVLVCLSTLPLLMLIMGIQFLKDCPREPNIPIYMVVGGSVGCVKMGLTLYNQLHTRRMDASTAANSTSIGSRVASIALTVILITWFGLGNYWILRIKWPDYAPTLFEPNHWCHRTLYVFALVHLCIVYSVIGCVVVLMVVLAGCQMFGCPWLGPARYK